A single genomic interval of Porphyromonas sp. oral taxon 275 harbors:
- the nhaD gene encoding sodium:proton antiporter NhaD gives MSTYYLMPLIFVLGILGIAFEEQIKVNKTATALLTCVLLWFILLVDTDIAAATKGFADFLRHAPAEEAAHDVSDYLSLKLTEHLGDVSGTLFFVLCSMVLVNTIDNYGGFKSVAKIVETTNKRRLLWRVAFASFLFSAFLDNLAAAIVIIAVLRRLVPDRTDRMKYACLSIIACNAGGSWSPIGDVTTLLLWNSGRITPYYQIFHLIIPSLVNMLVATTLTHFLLFKKGARLRALPDVPEDDVADILPQSARITVFLLGIASLMLVPIWQTFFDVPAFMGVIFGLVLVWIYTELMFSRHKRRLRSATSLRMTELLHSADLTTIFYFLGILMSVSALIEGGQLAAASTHVTELIPSTGLLAGIIGVLSAMLDNVALVAAVLGMYPVDASGALTPFVVNGSFWVFLAYCAVTGGSLLIIGSATGVTVMGLEEISFGYYFKRFSVFALAGYLAGALVYQLQSLIF, from the coding sequence ATGTCTACCTATTACCTCATGCCCTTGATCTTCGTCCTCGGCATCCTTGGGATTGCCTTCGAGGAGCAGATCAAGGTGAACAAGACCGCCACGGCGCTGCTGACCTGCGTGCTGCTCTGGTTCATCCTGCTGGTCGATACCGACATCGCCGCCGCCACGAAGGGCTTCGCCGACTTCCTGCGTCACGCGCCTGCCGAGGAGGCAGCGCACGATGTCTCGGACTACCTCTCCCTCAAGCTCACCGAGCACCTCGGCGATGTCTCGGGGACGCTCTTCTTCGTCCTCTGCTCCATGGTGCTGGTCAATACGATCGATAACTACGGGGGCTTCAAATCGGTGGCGAAGATCGTCGAGACGACCAATAAGCGCCGCCTCCTGTGGCGTGTGGCCTTCGCCTCCTTCCTCTTCTCTGCCTTCCTGGATAACCTCGCTGCCGCTATCGTCATCATTGCCGTGCTGCGCCGCCTTGTGCCCGACCGCACCGACCGCATGAAGTACGCCTGCCTCAGCATCATAGCCTGTAATGCCGGGGGCTCGTGGTCGCCCATCGGGGACGTGACGACGCTGCTGCTGTGGAATAGTGGGCGCATCACGCCGTACTACCAGATCTTCCACCTCATCATCCCTTCGCTGGTGAATATGCTCGTGGCCACGACGCTCACGCACTTCCTCCTCTTCAAGAAAGGGGCACGCCTGCGTGCGCTGCCTGATGTGCCTGAGGACGATGTGGCCGACATCCTACCGCAGTCGGCACGTATCACGGTCTTCCTTCTCGGGATCGCTTCGCTGATGCTGGTGCCTATCTGGCAGACCTTCTTCGACGTGCCGGCCTTCATGGGCGTCATCTTCGGGCTGGTGCTGGTGTGGATCTACACCGAGCTGATGTTCTCCCGTCATAAGAGGCGCCTGCGCTCGGCCACGAGTCTGAGGATGACGGAGCTGCTGCACAGCGCGGATCTGACGACGATCTTCTACTTCCTCGGGATCCTGATGTCGGTCTCGGCGCTCATCGAGGGCGGGCAGCTGGCGGCGGCCTCCACGCACGTCACCGAGCTGATCCCCAGCACGGGGCTGCTGGCGGGGATCATCGGGGTGCTCTCGGCGATGCTGGATAATGTGGCCCTCGTGGCCGCTGTCCTCGGGATGTACCCTGTGGATGCCTCCGGGGCGCTGACGCCCTTCGTCGTCAATGGGAGCTTCTGGGTCTTCCTCGCCTACTGTGCGGTGACGGGCGGCAGTCTCCTGATCATCGGTTCGGCAACGGGCGTCACGGTGATGGGACTGGAGGAGATCAGCTTCGGCTACTACTTCAAGCGCTTCAGTGTCTTCGCGCTGGCGGGCTATCTGGCAGGCGCACTGGTCTACCAGCTGCAGTCGCTCATCTTTTAG
- a CDS encoding FKBP-type peptidyl-prolyl cis-trans isomerase, whose translation MKKKEYSAANKAWLTAKSREADVKALPKGIYYKVLTEAKAGAKQPNARSIITVHYTGYTIDGQCFDSSREGVAPAFRLSELIEGWIIALQQMHEGERWELYLPAELAYGKYDQPGIPGGSTLIFDIELLSVM comes from the coding sequence ATGAAGAAGAAAGAATATAGCGCAGCCAACAAGGCTTGGCTCACGGCCAAGAGCCGAGAGGCCGACGTCAAAGCCCTACCTAAGGGGATCTATTATAAGGTACTCACCGAGGCTAAGGCGGGGGCGAAGCAGCCCAATGCCCGCAGCATCATCACCGTGCACTATACGGGCTATACGATCGATGGACAGTGCTTCGACAGCAGCCGCGAGGGGGTAGCGCCTGCCTTTCGCCTCAGCGAACTGATAGAGGGCTGGATCATCGCCCTGCAGCAGATGCACGAGGGCGAGCGCTGGGAGCTCTACCTGCCTGCCGAGCTGGCCTATGGCAAGTACGACCAGCCAGGCATCCCCGGGGGATCGACCCTGATCTTCGACATTGAGCTCCTTAGCGTGATGTAG
- a CDS encoding MotA/TolQ/ExbB proton channel family protein — protein sequence MKKLFATVACVALLSAGFSTIAMAQNADSAAAAPATEQVDSTAAAAPQAAAADASAAAGEEVAAETTFHQELKTKFIEGGADFMALVAITLILGLAICLERIIYLNLANTNPDQLLKNIEAALAAGDLERAKSIARDTRGPIASIAYQALLRANQGIDIVEKSVVSYGGVQGGLLEKNLSWITLFIAMAPSLGFLGTVVGMVQAFDNIERVGDISPTVVAGGMKVALITTIGGLVVALILQIFYNYILSLVEGILNRMEDASITLLDLIVKYNEKR from the coding sequence ATGAAAAAGTTATTCGCAACCGTTGCTTGCGTAGCTCTTCTCTCTGCCGGCTTCTCCACGATTGCTATGGCTCAGAACGCAGACAGCGCTGCTGCTGCCCCAGCTACCGAACAGGTGGACTCTACTGCTGCCGCTGCTCCTCAGGCTGCTGCTGCAGACGCTAGCGCTGCCGCTGGTGAAGAAGTCGCCGCTGAGACGACCTTCCACCAGGAGCTCAAGACGAAGTTCATCGAAGGGGGTGCAGACTTCATGGCGCTCGTCGCCATTACGCTGATCCTTGGTCTGGCTATCTGCCTCGAGCGTATCATCTACCTCAACCTGGCGAACACCAACCCCGATCAGCTCCTCAAGAACATCGAGGCTGCACTGGCTGCTGGTGACCTCGAGAGAGCTAAGAGCATCGCTCGTGACACGCGTGGCCCTATCGCCTCCATCGCCTACCAGGCGCTGCTGCGTGCCAACCAGGGTATCGACATCGTCGAGAAGTCTGTCGTATCCTACGGTGGTGTACAGGGTGGTCTCCTCGAGAAGAACCTCTCCTGGATCACGCTCTTCATCGCTATGGCTCCATCGCTCGGCTTCCTTGGTACGGTCGTCGGTATGGTCCAGGCCTTCGATAACATCGAGCGCGTCGGTGACATCAGCCCAACGGTCGTAGCAGGTGGTATGAAGGTGGCTCTGATCACGACCATCGGTGGTCTCGTCGTAGCCCTCATCCTTCAGATCTTCTACAACTACATCCTCTCCCTCGTGGAAGGTATCCTCAACCGCATGGAAGATGCCTCCATCACGCTGCTTGACCTCATCGTTAAGTACAACGAGAAGCGCTAA
- a CDS encoding metal ABC transporter solute-binding protein, Zn/Mn family has protein sequence MKGLALLLSLALLVLFSGCRPAARVSGPMQLTATIAPAADILSRLAGEEAEVTTLLPQGASPENYEPTTQDIRALAESKGFFYVGDLGFERSWVERIKTQNPELKLYRLDAGLEAKHAGHSHGADGLVHDPHYWTSVRGLRALASAALVGLLELSPQDSARYRERHQALTAQLDALQTELETTLRGRSSSAFVIYHPSLSEFAEEWGFTQLVVEEDGKEPSPRHVAEIVAKARAAGVRVVFVQQEFDSKIVQSIAQELGARTVTIRPLSADWQGELRRIAQALAAN, from the coding sequence ATGAAAGGTCTTGCACTTCTCCTCTCCCTCGCGCTGCTCGTCCTCTTCTCGGGCTGCCGACCCGCCGCACGGGTGTCAGGCCCGATGCAGCTCACGGCGACCATCGCGCCTGCTGCTGATATCCTCTCGCGTCTAGCGGGCGAGGAGGCCGAGGTGACGACGCTCCTGCCGCAGGGAGCGAGCCCAGAGAACTACGAGCCCACGACGCAGGACATACGTGCCCTAGCCGAGAGCAAGGGATTCTTCTATGTCGGGGACTTGGGCTTCGAGCGCAGCTGGGTCGAGCGGATCAAGACGCAGAACCCCGAGCTCAAGCTCTATCGCCTCGATGCAGGCCTGGAGGCAAAGCACGCCGGGCATAGCCATGGGGCGGATGGCCTTGTCCACGACCCGCACTACTGGACCAGTGTGCGCGGGCTGCGTGCTCTGGCGAGCGCAGCGCTCGTGGGCCTCCTCGAGCTTAGCCCCCAAGACTCAGCCCGCTACCGTGAGCGTCATCAGGCGCTCACGGCACAGCTCGACGCACTGCAGACCGAGCTCGAGACGACGCTCCGTGGGCGCAGCTCCTCGGCCTTCGTCATCTATCACCCCTCGCTCTCAGAGTTCGCAGAGGAATGGGGCTTCACCCAGCTGGTGGTGGAGGAGGACGGCAAGGAGCCCTCGCCCCGTCATGTCGCGGAGATCGTGGCCAAGGCGCGCGCCGCTGGGGTACGTGTCGTCTTCGTGCAGCAGGAGTTCGATAGCAAGATCGTCCAGAGCATCGCCCAGGAGCTTGGCGCGCGTACCGTGACCATCAGGCCCCTCAGCGCCGACTGGCAGGGCGAGCTGCGCCGTATCGCCCAGGCACTGGCCGCGAACTAA
- a CDS encoding alpha-amylase family glycosyl hydrolase, which produces MKNSTAKPFIYAVLPRLWGNDSTTRIPGGILSENGAGRLSRFTPEALAYIRSLGASHVWYIGLLEHATQTDYSAYGIRPDHPDTVKGVAGSPYAVKDYYDVDPDLVEQPAERMAELEALVERTHAAGLGFLMDFIPNHVARSYHSDVCPEGVEDLGAGDDPALAFSLNNNFYYLPGTTLELPRQSPELPRYSEQPARATGNDCFSPSPSINDWYETIKLNYGIDYLGATGLHTEPIPSTWLKMRDILRYWAAKGVDGFRCDMAELVPEAFWGWCLPQLKAGFPRLLFIAEIYQPHRYASYLAAGFDYLYDKVGVYDRLIAIGRGEAAPEDFTAVRDAVGALQPEMCYFMENHDEQRLASDFVYGDARRGFRSSLVAALSGTNPWMHYFGQELGERGMDAEGFSGRDGRTTIFDYWSLDKLQRLERGGWGTQYLTEEEAELLGDYRWLGGLLTSPIVHSGGYYGLHPSGEGSLAYLRHHEGELLLCLVSYAAETGTVQLPLPEDLFAQLGLREGALYRAEDLRSGETQLLSLSSWAVLSLELPACGYRVLALRPLEA; this is translated from the coding sequence ATGAAGAATAGCACTGCCAAGCCCTTTATCTATGCCGTCCTGCCCCGCCTCTGGGGCAATGACTCGACCACACGCATCCCTGGAGGGATCCTCAGTGAGAATGGTGCTGGGCGGCTCTCCCGCTTCACGCCTGAGGCCCTGGCCTATATCCGCAGCCTAGGGGCTAGCCATGTATGGTATATCGGTCTGCTGGAGCACGCCACCCAGACCGACTACAGTGCCTACGGCATCCGCCCAGACCACCCCGATACGGTCAAGGGAGTCGCGGGCTCGCCCTATGCCGTCAAGGACTACTACGATGTGGATCCCGACCTCGTGGAGCAGCCCGCCGAGCGTATGGCGGAGCTGGAGGCCCTCGTGGAGCGTACGCACGCTGCGGGGCTGGGCTTCCTCATGGACTTCATCCCCAATCATGTGGCGCGCAGCTACCATTCGGATGTTTGTCCCGAGGGGGTAGAGGATCTCGGGGCGGGCGACGATCCCGCGCTTGCCTTCAGCCTCAACAATAACTTCTACTACCTTCCTGGTACCACGCTCGAGCTGCCGCGGCAGAGCCCCGAGCTCCCCCGCTATAGCGAACAGCCCGCCCGTGCTACGGGCAACGACTGCTTCAGCCCTTCCCCCAGCATCAACGACTGGTATGAGACCATCAAGCTCAATTACGGCATCGACTACCTCGGCGCGACGGGGCTGCATACTGAGCCCATCCCCTCGACCTGGCTCAAGATGCGCGACATCCTCCGCTACTGGGCGGCTAAGGGCGTGGACGGCTTCCGCTGCGATATGGCCGAGCTCGTGCCCGAGGCCTTCTGGGGCTGGTGCCTGCCGCAGCTCAAGGCCGGGTTCCCCCGCCTACTCTTCATCGCCGAGATCTACCAGCCGCATCGCTACGCCAGCTATCTGGCGGCGGGCTTCGACTACCTCTATGACAAGGTCGGCGTCTACGATAGGCTCATCGCTATAGGGCGTGGAGAGGCAGCGCCCGAGGACTTCACCGCCGTGCGCGATGCCGTGGGGGCGCTGCAGCCCGAGATGTGCTACTTCATGGAGAACCACGATGAGCAGCGCCTGGCCTCGGACTTCGTCTACGGCGACGCGCGTCGGGGCTTCCGCTCCTCGCTGGTGGCTGCGCTGAGCGGCACCAATCCCTGGATGCACTACTTCGGCCAGGAGCTGGGCGAGCGCGGGATGGATGCCGAGGGCTTCAGCGGACGTGATGGCCGTACGACCATCTTCGACTACTGGTCGCTGGATAAGCTCCAGCGGCTGGAGCGCGGCGGCTGGGGCACGCAGTACCTGACCGAGGAGGAGGCGGAGCTGCTCGGCGACTACCGCTGGCTCGGCGGCCTCCTCACGAGCCCTATCGTGCATTCGGGCGGCTACTATGGCCTGCATCCGAGCGGTGAGGGCAGCCTCGCCTACCTGCGTCATCATGAGGGCGAGCTGCTGCTCTGCCTGGTGAGCTACGCTGCCGAGACGGGGACGGTGCAGCTGCCCCTCCCCGAGGACCTCTTCGCGCAGCTTGGCCTCCGTGAGGGGGCGCTCTACCGCGCGGAGGACCTCCGCAGCGGGGAGACGCAGCTCCTTAGCCTCAGCTCCTGGGCTGTACTGAGCCTCGAGCTCCCTGCCTGTGGCTATCGTGTCCTCGCCCTGCGTCCGCTAGAGGCCTAG
- a CDS encoding patatin-like phospholipase family protein, which yields MAAYRLGLALSGGSIKGFAHLGVMSYMAEAGIQPEIIAGTSAGSIMGAFYASGYAPQEIYDLFSKVGFLKATSLALTDGGLFRTTSFHRLLKRNLPYKRLEQLPLPMRIVATDLDAGVEHVFTEGRLADIILASCTVPILFTPVVIDGHTYVDGGLFRNFPVTTIRQDCQTVIGVNLGPVQPHECEHTMLSVANRSWELVFRQNAIPDCAACDYLLESPEVTRYGMFEVSAAESLMKIGYELAQQELAPLVPSMNSNIKHEE from the coding sequence ATGGCAGCATATCGACTAGGACTCGCCCTAAGCGGCGGCAGCATCAAGGGCTTCGCGCACCTCGGTGTCATGAGCTATATGGCAGAGGCGGGCATACAGCCCGAGATCATCGCAGGTACCAGTGCGGGCTCCATCATGGGGGCCTTCTATGCTTCGGGCTACGCGCCTCAGGAGATCTACGACCTTTTCAGCAAGGTGGGCTTCCTCAAGGCAACGAGCCTGGCGCTTACTGATGGGGGGCTCTTCCGTACGACCTCCTTCCACCGCCTGCTCAAGCGCAACCTACCCTACAAGCGACTCGAGCAGCTCCCGCTGCCTATGCGTATCGTGGCCACTGACCTGGATGCGGGCGTGGAGCACGTCTTCACGGAGGGGCGGCTGGCGGATATCATCCTCGCCTCCTGCACGGTGCCCATCCTCTTCACCCCCGTGGTCATCGACGGGCACACCTATGTCGATGGAGGCCTCTTCCGTAACTTCCCCGTGACGACGATACGTCAGGACTGCCAGACGGTCATCGGGGTGAATCTCGGTCCTGTGCAGCCCCACGAGTGCGAGCATACCATGCTCTCTGTGGCCAACCGCTCCTGGGAGCTCGTCTTCCGTCAGAATGCGATCCCTGACTGTGCAGCCTGTGACTACCTGTTGGAGAGTCCCGAGGTGACGCGCTATGGGATGTTTGAGGTCAGCGCTGCCGAGTCTCTCATGAAGATCGGCTACGAGCTGGCCCAGCAGGAGCTTGCGCCCCTCGTCCCCTCTATGAATAGTAATATAAAGCATGAAGAATAG
- a CDS encoding metal ABC transporter ATP-binding protein yields the protein MPRIIKLEDASLGYSDTLVREHFDWSVERGAHWAITGPNGCGKTTLMRTILGLIPLRGGRLVRYDRAGQETSRLEMSYLPQINQLDRHFPISVEEVIDSGLPAELRGRGARREAVEQLAAEAGLSSLLAQPIGQLSGGQLQRTLLARALASQPELLILDEPLSFLDRKYREQFDELLYRLVPSETTLLLVTHDLQGEASDQWQVLALGQF from the coding sequence ATGCCAAGGATCATCAAGCTGGAGGATGCCAGTCTCGGCTACTCCGATACGCTCGTGCGGGAGCACTTCGACTGGAGCGTGGAGCGTGGCGCCCACTGGGCGATCACGGGCCCCAATGGCTGTGGCAAGACGACGCTGATGCGTACTATCCTGGGGCTCATTCCCCTGAGAGGCGGGCGCCTGGTACGCTACGACCGCGCGGGACAGGAGACGTCGCGGCTCGAGATGAGCTACCTGCCGCAGATCAACCAGCTGGATCGCCACTTCCCCATCTCCGTCGAGGAGGTCATCGACTCGGGCCTGCCCGCCGAGCTCCGGGGGCGTGGGGCGCGCCGTGAGGCGGTCGAGCAGCTCGCCGCCGAGGCGGGGCTCTCCTCGCTGTTGGCGCAGCCCATCGGGCAGCTCAGCGGCGGGCAGCTGCAGCGCACGCTGCTAGCTCGGGCGCTGGCCTCGCAGCCCGAGTTGCTGATCCTGGATGAGCCGCTCAGCTTCCTCGACCGTAAGTATCGCGAGCAGTTCGACGAGCTGCTCTACCGCCTTGTGCCCAGCGAGACGACGCTGCTGCTGGTGACGCACGACCTGCAGGGCGAGGCCTCGGATCAGTGGCAGGTGCTTGCCCTCGGACAGTTCTAG
- a CDS encoding biopolymer transporter ExbD, which yields MAKRKTPGINGSSSADIAFMLLIFFLVTTSMDTDKGLKRRLPPITPKQEQQQQVEINDRNIMRLLVNRADEIVVSRKDNAGVDQLIPVKLDQLKDYAVEFIMNPEEKPYLPELEVREIVGLGNRKVITSGYAISIKNEVETSYQMYVNVQNELIKAYNEVWDKFAKQNFGKGFEDLTPEQKKSVTDAYPMHISEMPLSNLVKK from the coding sequence ATGGCAAAGAGAAAGACTCCCGGTATCAACGGGTCATCGTCCGCCGATATCGCTTTTATGTTGCTTATCTTCTTCTTGGTTACAACCTCAATGGATACTGATAAGGGGCTGAAGCGTCGTCTACCGCCGATCACCCCTAAGCAAGAGCAGCAGCAGCAAGTGGAGATCAACGACCGCAACATCATGCGCTTGCTGGTCAACCGTGCCGATGAGATCGTGGTCTCGCGTAAGGATAATGCTGGCGTCGACCAGCTGATCCCCGTCAAGCTAGACCAGCTCAAGGACTACGCTGTTGAGTTCATCATGAACCCTGAGGAGAAGCCTTATCTCCCCGAGCTCGAGGTCCGCGAGATCGTCGGCCTAGGGAATCGTAAGGTCATCACCAGCGGCTACGCGATCTCGATCAAGAATGAGGTCGAGACCAGCTATCAGATGTACGTCAACGTGCAGAACGAGCTGATCAAGGCCTACAATGAAGTGTGGGATAAGTTCGCCAAGCAGAACTTCGGTAAGGGCTTTGAGGACCTCACGCCCGAGCAGAAGAAGTCCGTCACGGATGCATATCCTATGCACATCTCCGAGATGCCTCTGTCTAACCTCGTAAAGAAGTAA
- a CDS encoding dihydrofolate reductase produces MRTTLVAALGLDRAIGKDGDLLWHLPEDLKRFKALTTGHTIIMGRRTYESLPKGALPNRRNVVISRSLPSLPDAEVYPSLAAAYEQLEREGVAEAFVIGGGELYAATLPHCQAMHLTIVEARFPEADTFFPEWRSEDWVELSRTSYPQDERNPYPTYVLQLERRAAE; encoded by the coding sequence ATGCGTACGACACTCGTAGCAGCGCTTGGCCTCGACCGAGCGATAGGCAAGGACGGAGACCTACTGTGGCACTTGCCCGAGGACCTCAAGCGCTTCAAGGCGCTGACCACGGGGCACACCATCATCATGGGGCGCCGTACCTACGAGTCGCTGCCCAAGGGCGCGCTGCCGAATAGGCGCAATGTCGTCATCAGCCGCAGCCTCCCCAGTCTCCCCGACGCCGAGGTCTACCCCTCACTCGCGGCCGCCTACGAGCAGCTGGAGCGTGAGGGTGTCGCTGAGGCCTTCGTCATCGGTGGCGGTGAGCTCTATGCCGCTACGCTACCGCACTGCCAGGCCATGCATCTGACGATCGTGGAGGCTCGCTTCCCCGAGGCCGACACCTTCTTCCCCGAATGGCGCAGCGAGGACTGGGTCGAGCTGAGCCGTACCTCCTATCCCCAAGACGAACGTAATCCATATCCTACCTACGTGCTCCAGCTAGAGCGCAGGGCTGCCGAGTAG
- a CDS encoding thymidylate synthase: protein MQQYLDLLRHIQAVGHEKGDRTGTGTLSTFGYQMRFDLSEGFPLLTTKKLHLKSIIYELLWFLKGDTNVRYLQEHGVRIWNEWADEAGELGPIYGYQWRSWPDYKGGHIDQIREIVEQLQRDPDSRRMLVSAWNVAQLEEMALAPCHCLMQFYVAEGRLSLQLYQRSADVFLGVPFNIASYALLLLMMAQVTGLEAGDFVHTFGDVHIYRNHMEQVAEQLGRSPRALPRMRLNPEVKRLEDFCYEDFSLEGYDPHPHIAAPVAV, encoded by the coding sequence ATGCAGCAATATCTCGATCTACTACGTCATATACAGGCTGTGGGCCACGAGAAGGGCGATCGCACGGGGACGGGTACCCTGAGTACCTTCGGCTACCAGATGCGCTTCGACCTCAGTGAGGGCTTCCCCCTGCTGACGACCAAGAAGCTCCACCTCAAGAGCATCATCTACGAGCTGCTGTGGTTCCTCAAGGGCGATACCAACGTCCGCTATCTGCAGGAGCACGGTGTGCGTATATGGAATGAGTGGGCGGACGAGGCTGGCGAGCTGGGGCCTATCTACGGCTACCAGTGGCGCTCCTGGCCCGACTACAAGGGGGGGCACATCGACCAGATCCGTGAGATCGTCGAGCAGCTGCAGCGCGATCCCGACAGCCGGCGTATGCTGGTCTCGGCGTGGAATGTGGCGCAGCTCGAGGAGATGGCCTTGGCACCCTGCCACTGCCTCATGCAGTTCTACGTCGCCGAGGGGCGCCTGAGCCTGCAGCTCTACCAGCGCAGCGCCGATGTCTTCCTCGGCGTGCCCTTTAATATCGCTTCCTATGCCCTCCTGCTGCTGATGATGGCGCAGGTGACGGGGCTCGAGGCGGGCGACTTCGTCCATACCTTCGGCGATGTCCACATCTACCGCAATCATATGGAGCAGGTAGCCGAGCAGCTCGGTCGTAGCCCGCGTGCGCTGCCGCGGATGCGTCTCAATCCCGAGGTGAAGCGCCTCGAGGACTTCTGCTATGAGGACTTCAGCCTCGAGGGCTACGACCCGCATCCGCACATAGCTGCACCCGTAGCCGTCTAA
- a CDS encoding DUF1294 domain-containing protein, with translation MEEFYRSLALMLLYALVGLLTFVVYGVDKGLAKRGGRRTPEWLLLTLAALGGSTGALMGMVVWHHKTAHAKFRYLVPLFWLLHSWLFFAYLVN, from the coding sequence ATGGAGGAATTCTACCGAAGCCTAGCCCTCATGCTGCTCTATGCGCTGGTGGGGCTGCTGACCTTCGTCGTCTACGGAGTAGATAAGGGGCTGGCCAAGCGCGGCGGACGGCGGACGCCGGAGTGGCTGCTGCTGACGCTGGCGGCCCTCGGCGGCAGTACGGGGGCCCTTATGGGGATGGTCGTCTGGCATCACAAGACGGCGCACGCCAAGTTCCGCTACCTCGTCCCGCTCTTCTGGCTGCTGCACAGCTGGCTCTTCTTCGCCTACCTCGTAAACTAG
- a CDS encoding phosphatase PAP2 family protein, with protein MLVSLRSLLALVLCVASLSAPLRAQQADSTAWYVRQDLRSTLRMTVPLVSLGLIQSLHNKDIRALRNGYIPTFRHHYDDYLQFAPMAVQLGMSFGGLQGVSRSPWQALTADAFATATMLALTSAIKYTARVQRPDGSSRNSFPSGHTAMAFASAEVLNIEYGGRYPWLPYFSYSLAGATGLGRMMNNRHWLGDVVAGAGLGILSAHVGYWITGQLFGDKRYALRTHHYAEAQLPRLTLELPVQLEYGMERRRDHARLYSRSLGLAALYRPWADSAYYIRGHFLLSLDELRAVGGHQQVLGQAQALELRLGAGRNWQLYANRGLRVHPWLGLRRHLGAESLLPGVPVPEFPTWSLTMGLEATPYWRVCPQLALSFPLGLSYRPAGYSLPTASGEMSRARRLHWGLGSSLCLYL; from the coding sequence ATGCTTGTATCCCTTCGTTCGCTCCTTGCCCTTGTGCTCTGTGTCGCTAGCCTCAGCGCTCCGCTCAGGGCGCAGCAGGCCGATAGCACCGCCTGGTATGTGCGGCAGGACCTCCGCTCCACGCTGCGGATGACGGTGCCGCTGGTCAGCCTCGGCCTCATCCAGAGCCTGCACAATAAGGATATACGCGCGCTGCGCAACGGCTATATACCCACCTTCCGCCACCACTACGACGACTACCTGCAGTTCGCCCCGATGGCGGTGCAGCTGGGGATGAGTTTCGGCGGGCTGCAGGGTGTCTCGCGTAGCCCTTGGCAAGCGCTGACGGCCGATGCCTTCGCTACGGCGACGATGCTGGCCCTGACCTCTGCGATCAAGTACACGGCACGCGTGCAGCGTCCCGATGGCAGCTCGCGCAATTCCTTCCCCTCGGGGCATACGGCCATGGCCTTTGCCTCGGCCGAAGTCCTCAATATCGAGTATGGAGGGCGCTACCCCTGGTTGCCCTACTTCAGCTATAGCCTCGCAGGCGCTACAGGGCTGGGGCGTATGATGAACAATAGACATTGGCTGGGCGACGTCGTCGCTGGCGCTGGCCTCGGGATCCTCTCGGCGCATGTCGGCTACTGGATCACGGGGCAGCTCTTCGGGGATAAGCGCTATGCCCTGCGCACGCATCACTACGCCGAGGCGCAGCTCCCGCGGCTGACGCTCGAGCTGCCCGTGCAGCTGGAGTATGGCATGGAGCGGCGCCGAGACCACGCGCGTCTTTATAGCCGCAGCCTCGGGCTGGCTGCCCTCTACCGCCCCTGGGCGGACTCCGCCTACTACATTCGTGGACACTTCCTCCTCAGCCTCGATGAGCTGCGTGCCGTGGGAGGCCACCAGCAGGTGCTGGGGCAGGCACAGGCCCTCGAGCTACGGCTCGGGGCGGGACGCAACTGGCAGCTCTACGCCAACCGCGGCCTAAGGGTACACCCCTGGCTGGGGCTGCGGCGCCATCTGGGGGCTGAGTCACTCCTCCCAGGTGTACCTGTCCCCGAGTTTCCTACCTGGTCCCTGACGATGGGGCTAGAGGCGACGCCCTACTGGCGTGTCTGCCCGCAGCTGGCACTGAGCTTCCCTCTGGGGCTCAGCTATCGCCCTGCGGGCTATAGTCTCCCTACGGCCTCAGGCGAGATGTCTCGGGCGCGTAGGCTACACTGGGGGCTGGGTAGCTCCCTCTGTCTCTACCTCTAG
- a CDS encoding biopolymer transporter ExbD: MGKFNKSGGREMPELNTSSLPDLVFAFLFFIMMVTTIREVTPKVSFSNLPNATELTKLEEKSLVTFIYVGKPNKEYRAMYGSNSAIQLNDQVTSNPTAVYSYIKQAESKIKDERRKLMQVSLKADRETKMNIISQIKEELRRADALNLSYSARQAKK, translated from the coding sequence ATGGGAAAATTCAATAAATCAGGTGGGCGCGAGATGCCCGAGTTGAACACCTCTTCTCTCCCTGACTTGGTCTTCGCCTTCCTCTTCTTCATCATGATGGTGACGACGATCCGTGAGGTGACGCCTAAGGTGAGCTTCAGCAACCTGCCGAACGCTACCGAGCTGACCAAGCTCGAGGAGAAGTCGCTCGTAACCTTCATCTACGTCGGTAAGCCCAACAAGGAGTACCGCGCGATGTACGGGAGCAACTCCGCGATCCAGCTCAACGACCAGGTGACCTCCAATCCTACCGCTGTCTACAGCTACATCAAGCAGGCAGAGAGCAAGATCAAGGATGAGCGCCGCAAGCTGATGCAGGTATCCCTCAAGGCTGACCGCGAGACGAAGATGAACATCATCTCCCAGATCAAGGAAGAACTACGTCGTGCAGACGCGCTCAACCTGAGCTACTCGGCACGTCAGGCGAAGAAATAG